A genomic stretch from Chitinophaga lutea includes:
- a CDS encoding lipase family protein — MRFLFLAILSCLYFPLQAQQLKAGFDPREYSDLLKLPQTGDTADNKKAPAGYTHLYTSPEVGFYNRWFLWKRGDGVAIIQIRGTIGKTESWLANFYAAMIPAQGTLQLTDSTRFSYKLAKDTAKAYVHAGWTAALGFMAPDMVKHIRALYVAGTKEFLIVGHSQGGAIAFLTRSYLAFLADMPKDIRYKTYCSAAPKPGNLFYAYDFDHLTRDGWGFRVVNSEDWVPETPLSLQTVKDFNNANPFVSLNGALKKQKFFVRLYGNMVYNKLTRTTNRSVRRFRKYLGGFVYKLSAKHLPQFQQPEYVFSNNYMTAGTPIVLLADAEYRRRFPFDGKNIFVHHHPAPYQYLLRKYYSLQD, encoded by the coding sequence ATGCGGTTTTTATTCCTTGCAATACTGAGCTGCCTGTATTTTCCCCTGCAGGCGCAACAGCTCAAGGCGGGCTTCGACCCCCGCGAATACAGCGACCTGTTGAAACTCCCTCAAACCGGAGATACAGCCGATAATAAAAAAGCGCCGGCCGGTTATACACATTTATACACCTCTCCCGAAGTGGGATTCTATAACCGCTGGTTTCTATGGAAACGCGGCGACGGCGTGGCCATTATCCAGATACGCGGCACCATCGGCAAAACGGAAAGCTGGCTGGCCAACTTCTACGCTGCCATGATCCCCGCGCAGGGAACGCTGCAGCTGACCGACAGTACCCGCTTTTCCTACAAACTGGCGAAAGACACGGCAAAAGCATATGTACATGCCGGCTGGACGGCCGCACTCGGATTTATGGCGCCCGATATGGTGAAGCACATCCGGGCGCTATATGTCGCGGGCACGAAAGAATTTCTGATCGTAGGCCACAGCCAGGGCGGGGCCATCGCATTTCTCACCCGTTCCTACCTTGCATTCCTGGCCGATATGCCGAAAGACATCCGTTATAAAACCTATTGCAGCGCGGCACCCAAACCGGGGAACCTGTTTTACGCCTACGATTTCGACCATCTTACCCGCGACGGCTGGGGCTTCCGGGTGGTGAACAGCGAAGACTGGGTGCCGGAAACGCCGCTCTCTTTGCAGACCGTGAAAGATTTCAACAACGCCAACCCCTTCGTGAGCCTGAATGGCGCGCTGAAAAAGCAGAAGTTTTTTGTGCGGTTGTACGGGAACATGGTATACAATAAACTCACACGCACCACGAACCGTTCTGTTAGGCGGTTCCGTAAATATCTCGGTGGATTTGTGTATAAGCTGTCTGCAAAACACCTGCCGCAGTTCCAGCAGCCGGAGTATGTGTTCAGTAATAATTACATGACGGCAGGCACGCCCATCGTGTTGCTGGCGGATGCGGAATATCGCCGGCGCTTTCCCTTCGACGGCAAAAACATTTTTGTGCATCATCATCCGGCTCCTTACCAGTACTTATTGCGGAAGTATTATTCCCTTCAGGATTGA
- a CDS encoding putative glycolipid-binding domain-containing protein gives MKKQVVWKGLYYQIMEYCNIETTDTDIRIDGTIVGVADDLPLSVTYDIVTDSAWRVASLEMAIEQGGECTWISIQRDPDGKWTQSGHARPEWADCIDIDISLTPFTNTLPINRLRPGPTERTRLDVLYINVLKGEIKPVEQHYTRLSENVYLYEGVVRDFKAELTVDEDGVVTTYPELFTRLQS, from the coding sequence ATGAAAAAACAGGTTGTTTGGAAAGGTTTGTATTACCAGATCATGGAGTATTGTAATATCGAAACAACTGACACGGACATACGAATAGACGGCACCATCGTGGGTGTTGCGGATGATCTGCCGCTTTCCGTAACGTACGATATTGTGACAGACAGCGCCTGGCGGGTGGCCTCCCTCGAGATGGCCATTGAACAAGGCGGCGAGTGCACCTGGATTTCCATCCAGCGCGACCCCGACGGCAAGTGGACCCAGAGCGGCCACGCACGCCCCGAATGGGCAGACTGCATCGACATCGATATTTCCCTCACGCCCTTCACCAACACCCTGCCCATCAACCGCCTCCGGCCCGGCCCTACTGAAAGAACCCGGCTCGATGTGCTGTACATCAACGTGCTGAAGGGAGAAATCAAGCCTGTAGAGCAGCACTATACCCGGCTTTCAGAAAACGTTTACCTGTACGAAGGCGTAGTCCGCGACTTCAAGGCGGAACTGACGGTAGATGAAGACGGGGTGGTGACAACATACCCTGAATTATTCACACGCCTTCAATCCTGA
- the ypfJ gene encoding KPN_02809 family neutral zinc metallopeptidase: MRWQGRRESGNVEDRRGSRGGLIAGGGIGTIVIALLVYFLGGDPSQVVNTQPGAPQGQLSPEQQAKEEESAKFVKVVLAETEDVWNKIFAQNNQQYQEPKLVLFTEMVQSACGNASSASGPFYCPADQQVYIDLSFYDELKNNLNAPGDFAMAYVIAHEVGHHVQNLLGISEKVQRMRGRLSEAEYNKMSVKLELQADFLAGVWAHHTQQLQNVIEPGDIEEALNAANAIGDDRLQKQSRGYVVPDAFTHGTSAQRMYWFKKGFQTGDIKQGDTFNSNE; encoded by the coding sequence ATGCGTTGGCAAGGACGCCGTGAAAGCGGCAACGTAGAAGACCGCCGCGGTTCGCGGGGAGGGCTGATTGCCGGTGGCGGCATCGGCACCATCGTGATCGCCCTGCTTGTTTATTTCCTCGGCGGCGACCCCTCACAGGTCGTGAATACGCAGCCCGGCGCGCCACAGGGGCAGTTATCCCCGGAACAGCAGGCCAAAGAAGAGGAATCGGCCAAGTTCGTGAAAGTGGTGCTGGCGGAAACGGAAGATGTGTGGAATAAAATCTTCGCCCAGAACAACCAGCAATACCAGGAGCCGAAGCTCGTGCTGTTTACCGAAATGGTACAGTCCGCCTGCGGCAATGCATCCAGCGCTTCCGGCCCGTTTTATTGCCCCGCAGACCAGCAGGTGTACATCGACCTGTCTTTTTACGACGAGCTGAAAAACAACCTGAACGCCCCCGGTGATTTTGCGATGGCGTATGTGATCGCCCACGAAGTGGGGCATCACGTGCAGAACCTGCTGGGCATTTCCGAAAAGGTGCAGCGCATGCGCGGCCGCCTCAGCGAAGCCGAATACAACAAGATGTCCGTAAAGCTCGAACTGCAGGCCGACTTCCTGGCCGGCGTCTGGGCCCATCATACCCAGCAGCTGCAGAACGTGATTGAGCCCGGCGATATCGAGGAGGCCCTCAACGCCGCCAACGCCATCGGCGACGACCGGCTGCAGAAACAATCCCGCGGGTACGTGGTGCCCGATGCCTTTACCCACGGCACTTCCGCCCAGCGCATGTACTGGTTCAAGAAAGGGTTCCAGACCGGCGACATCAAACAGGGCGATACTTTTAACAGCAATGAATGA
- a CDS encoding glutamate synthase subunit beta: MGKPTGFLEFTRELPGKAAPENRVKHYNEFMERFAEPKLNEQAARCMNCGVPFCHSGCPLGNVIPEFNDAVYRKDWQEAYDVLTSTNNFPEFTGRICPAPCESACVLGINQPPVAIEEIEKHIIEIAFDKGLVKAKAPRMRTGKKVAVIGSGPAGLAAAAQLNYAGHSVTVFERDDKPGGLLRYGIPDFKLEKWVVERRISLMEEEGIVFQCNANVGVNVSVNDILREYNAVVLAGGSTIPRDLAIPGRELKGVHFAMDFLKQQNKRVSKLAVEGEDIMATGKNVIVIGGGDTGSDCVGTSNRHGAASIMQLELMPKPPGMRTEFMPWPTYPMVLKTSTSHEEGADRKWAIATKAFIGDEKGNLKALKLVDLQWALGEGGRPASFVEVPGSERDVPCELALLAMGFIQPQHKGMIDDLGVETDDRGNVKATEKAYQTSIPKVFAAGDMRRGQSLVVWAISEGRECARKVDEFLMGSSQLESKDHSLMFLSM; this comes from the coding sequence ATGGGCAAACCAACAGGATTTCTGGAATTTACAAGGGAACTGCCCGGCAAGGCAGCCCCTGAAAACCGGGTAAAACATTACAACGAATTTATGGAGCGCTTCGCTGAGCCCAAGCTCAACGAACAGGCGGCGCGCTGCATGAACTGCGGCGTACCTTTCTGCCACAGCGGATGCCCGCTGGGTAATGTGATCCCCGAGTTTAACGATGCGGTGTACCGTAAAGACTGGCAGGAAGCATACGATGTGCTCACCTCCACCAACAACTTCCCGGAATTCACCGGCCGCATTTGTCCGGCCCCCTGCGAAAGCGCCTGCGTACTGGGCATCAACCAGCCGCCGGTAGCCATCGAAGAAATCGAGAAACACATCATCGAAATAGCGTTCGACAAAGGACTGGTGAAAGCCAAAGCGCCCCGTATGCGCACCGGCAAGAAAGTGGCCGTGATCGGCTCCGGCCCCGCAGGCCTCGCCGCGGCAGCCCAGTTGAACTACGCCGGCCACAGCGTGACCGTGTTCGAGCGCGACGATAAACCGGGCGGACTGCTCCGCTACGGCATCCCGGATTTCAAATTGGAGAAATGGGTGGTAGAGCGCAGGATCAGCCTGATGGAAGAAGAAGGGATAGTGTTCCAGTGCAATGCGAACGTGGGTGTGAACGTTAGTGTGAATGACATCCTCCGTGAATACAATGCAGTTGTGCTGGCAGGTGGCTCCACCATCCCGCGCGACCTGGCCATTCCCGGCCGTGAGCTGAAAGGCGTGCATTTCGCGATGGACTTCCTCAAACAGCAGAACAAACGCGTCAGCAAGCTGGCCGTTGAAGGCGAAGATATCATGGCCACCGGCAAAAACGTGATCGTGATCGGCGGCGGCGATACCGGCTCCGACTGTGTGGGCACCTCCAACCGCCATGGCGCGGCCAGCATCATGCAGCTGGAATTGATGCCCAAACCTCCCGGCATGCGTACCGAATTTATGCCCTGGCCTACATATCCCATGGTGCTGAAAACCTCCACTTCGCACGAAGAAGGGGCCGACCGCAAATGGGCCATCGCCACCAAAGCGTTTATCGGCGACGAAAAAGGCAACCTCAAGGCGCTGAAACTGGTGGATCTCCAGTGGGCGCTCGGTGAGGGCGGCCGTCCCGCCAGCTTCGTGGAAGTGCCGGGCTCGGAAAGAGACGTTCCGTGCGAGCTTGCTTTGCTCGCCATGGGCTTCATACAACCGCAGCATAAAGGCATGATCGACGATCTCGGTGTGGAAACCGACGACCGCGGGAATGTAAAAGCAACGGAAAAAGCTTATCAAACCTCCATCCCCAAGGTATTCGCAGCCGGCGACATGCGCCGCGGCCAATCCCTGGTGGTATGGGCGATCAGTGAAGGACGGGAATGCGCGAGAAAGGTAGATGAGTTCCTGATGGGCAGCTCCCAGCTGGAGAGCAAGGATCATTCACTGATGTTCCTGTCCATGTAA
- the gltB gene encoding glutamate synthase large subunit: MRKVSQEQGLYRPEFEHDACGTGFTAHIKGRKSHQIIRDALTMLENMEHRGACGCERTTGDGAGILIQMPHEFLYAECLKLGIRLPETGKYGVGMVFFPKEPRWREECREIIQRCAEKVGLDILGYRKVPVRPDGIGETALSVEPEIEQLFIACPYQISDPEEFERKLFVLRNYITKTVRNSIPKDKAEIYFASLSHKIIVYKGQLTTYQVGHYYTDLRDERMVSAFGLIHSRFATNTFPSWKLAHPFRYIAHNGEINTLKGNLNWLRAGENSFVTKYFTPEEMEMLAPIVEEGQSDSASLDNVIELLNLTGRSLPHVMMMLIPEAWDGNDAMDPVKKAFYEYHASLMEPWDGPASISFTDGKIIGATLDRNGLRPSRFVVTKDDRVIMASEAGVLPIDPKNVKEKGRLQPGKMFVVDMEQGRIIGDEELKQSICSQQPYAEWLNKYKIRLDELPEPRVTFTHLEKEQIFKYQRAFGYSTEDLETIIAPMAIDGKEPVGSMGTDVPLAILSDQPQHITSYFKQLFAQVTNPPIDPIRERLVMSLATFLGNNGNLLDEDPLHCHSVALPHPVLTNYELEKIRSIDTGIFQAKTLHTYFKADGKPGSMEKGLARLCRYAVDAVEDGFEVIILSDRAIDSEHAAIPSLLALSAVHHHLIRKGYRGQVGLVVEAGDVWEVHHFATLLGFGATAINPYLALSTIRDMRLSGKMQTEMDVDKLKKNYIKAVCEGLLKVFSKMGISTLQSYQGAQIFEILGINKTVVDKYFTGAVSRIQGMGLDQIAQETLAKHWTSYGRKDTPVQRLPTGGVYQWKRKGEFHLFNPTTIHLLQYSTRMNDYNIFKKYSKAVNEQSEKAATLRSMFTFKRNRPSVPLEEVESAESILKRFATGAMSFGSISHEAHSTLAIAMNRIGAKSNTGEGGEDEMRYELLPNGDSMRSAIKQVASARFGVTSYYLTNADELQIKMAQGAKPGEGGQLPGHKVDDWIGKVRHATPGVGLISPPPHHDIYSIEDLAQLIFDLKNANRAARISVKLVSKAGVGTIAAGVAKAHADVILVSGHDGGTGASPISSIKHAGLPWELGLAETHQTLVRNKLRSRVTVQTDGQLKTARDIAIATLLGAEEWGVATAALVVEGCIMMRKCHLNTCPVGVATQDPELRKRFAGDPQHVVNFFHFLVAEFREIMAELGFRTVEEMVGQVEVLKVRDNITHWKYKNLDLSPILYREPASDETGLYKTEEQDHGLAEVLDWQLLKASKTALDSKTRVYGQYKVKNTDRTIGTILSNEISKIYKGEGLPEDTVHFKFTGSAGQSFGAFNTKGVTLELEGEANDYFGKGLSGAKLILYPSTEAGFKAEENIIAGNVALYGATSGEAYIRGKAGERFCVRNSGATVVTEGTGDHGCEYMTGGRAVILGETGRNFGAGMSGGLAFIYDVKNTFASRCNLDMIDLDPLGEEDAAQLHDLITKHHAYTNSTVAKFILSDWENQLRHFVKVFPKEYKAALKAAAQKGVKSKA; encoded by the coding sequence ATGCGAAAAGTGAGCCAAGAGCAAGGTTTGTATCGTCCGGAATTTGAACACGACGCGTGCGGTACAGGCTTTACCGCACATATTAAGGGGCGCAAGTCCCACCAGATCATCCGGGATGCTTTGACCATGTTGGAAAACATGGAACATCGCGGTGCCTGCGGTTGTGAGCGTACGACAGGTGACGGGGCCGGTATTCTGATCCAGATGCCGCACGAGTTTTTATATGCGGAATGCCTGAAACTGGGCATTCGTCTCCCGGAAACCGGTAAATACGGTGTGGGCATGGTATTCTTCCCGAAAGAACCCCGCTGGCGCGAAGAGTGCCGCGAAATCATACAACGCTGCGCCGAAAAAGTAGGGCTCGACATCCTGGGCTACCGTAAAGTGCCCGTTCGTCCCGACGGCATCGGTGAAACCGCGCTTTCCGTTGAACCGGAAATCGAACAGCTGTTTATCGCCTGCCCCTACCAGATCTCCGACCCGGAAGAATTCGAGCGCAAACTGTTCGTGCTGCGTAATTATATTACCAAAACGGTACGGAACTCCATTCCGAAAGACAAAGCCGAGATCTATTTCGCCTCCCTCTCGCACAAGATCATCGTATACAAAGGCCAGCTCACCACTTACCAGGTAGGCCATTATTATACGGACCTGCGCGACGAAAGGATGGTATCCGCATTCGGGCTTATCCACAGCCGTTTCGCCACCAATACTTTCCCCAGCTGGAAACTGGCGCATCCGTTCCGGTACATTGCCCACAACGGTGAGATCAACACCCTGAAAGGCAACCTCAACTGGCTCCGCGCCGGCGAGAACAGCTTCGTGACCAAATATTTCACGCCGGAAGAGATGGAAATGCTCGCCCCGATCGTGGAAGAAGGCCAGTCCGACTCCGCCAGCCTCGATAACGTGATTGAACTGCTCAACCTCACCGGCCGCTCCCTGCCGCACGTGATGATGATGCTCATCCCCGAAGCATGGGATGGCAACGACGCGATGGACCCGGTGAAGAAAGCATTCTACGAGTACCATGCCTCCCTGATGGAACCCTGGGACGGCCCGGCCTCCATCTCTTTCACCGACGGCAAGATCATCGGCGCCACCCTCGACCGGAACGGACTCCGCCCTTCCCGCTTCGTGGTAACGAAAGACGATCGTGTGATCATGGCGTCTGAAGCCGGCGTACTGCCCATCGATCCGAAAAACGTGAAAGAAAAAGGCCGCCTGCAGCCCGGCAAGATGTTCGTGGTGGACATGGAACAGGGCCGCATCATCGGCGACGAAGAGCTGAAACAGTCCATCTGTTCCCAGCAGCCTTACGCCGAGTGGCTCAACAAATACAAGATCCGCCTCGACGAACTGCCGGAGCCCCGCGTTACTTTCACGCACCTCGAAAAAGAACAGATCTTCAAATACCAGCGCGCTTTCGGTTATTCCACCGAAGACCTGGAAACCATCATCGCCCCCATGGCGATCGATGGCAAAGAGCCGGTAGGCTCCATGGGTACCGATGTGCCCCTGGCGATACTCAGCGATCAGCCGCAGCACATCACCAGCTACTTCAAGCAGCTGTTCGCCCAGGTGACCAACCCGCCGATCGACCCCATCAGGGAACGCCTCGTCATGTCGCTGGCCACCTTCCTGGGCAACAACGGCAACCTGCTCGATGAAGATCCGCTGCACTGCCATAGCGTGGCGCTGCCGCACCCCGTGCTCACCAACTACGAACTGGAAAAGATCCGCAGTATCGATACCGGTATCTTCCAGGCTAAAACGCTGCATACCTATTTCAAGGCAGACGGGAAACCCGGCTCCATGGAAAAAGGCCTGGCGCGCCTGTGCCGTTACGCAGTGGATGCCGTGGAAGACGGATTTGAAGTGATCATCCTGTCTGACCGCGCCATCGACTCCGAGCACGCCGCCATTCCTTCCCTGCTGGCACTTTCCGCCGTGCACCACCATCTCATCCGCAAGGGTTACCGCGGCCAGGTGGGGCTGGTAGTAGAAGCCGGCGACGTATGGGAAGTACATCACTTCGCTACCCTGCTGGGTTTCGGCGCCACCGCCATCAACCCGTACCTCGCCCTCAGCACCATCCGCGATATGCGCCTGAGCGGCAAAATGCAGACGGAGATGGATGTGGACAAACTGAAAAAGAACTACATCAAAGCCGTGTGCGAAGGCCTGCTGAAGGTGTTCTCCAAAATGGGCATCTCCACCCTGCAATCATACCAGGGCGCGCAGATCTTCGAAATCCTCGGCATCAACAAAACCGTTGTTGATAAATATTTCACCGGCGCCGTATCCCGCATCCAGGGCATGGGGCTCGACCAGATCGCCCAGGAAACCCTGGCCAAACACTGGACCAGCTACGGCCGCAAGGACACGCCGGTTCAACGCCTGCCCACGGGCGGTGTGTACCAGTGGAAACGCAAAGGCGAGTTCCACCTCTTCAATCCGACTACCATTCACCTGTTGCAGTATTCAACACGGATGAATGACTATAACATTTTCAAGAAATACTCCAAAGCCGTGAACGAGCAGAGCGAAAAAGCCGCTACGCTCCGGAGCATGTTCACCTTCAAGCGCAACCGGCCTTCCGTGCCGCTCGAAGAAGTGGAATCGGCTGAAAGTATCCTGAAACGTTTCGCCACCGGGGCGATGAGCTTCGGCTCCATCAGCCACGAGGCGCACTCCACGCTGGCCATCGCCATGAACCGCATCGGCGCGAAAAGCAATACCGGCGAGGGCGGTGAAGATGAAATGCGTTATGAGTTATTGCCCAACGGCGATTCCATGCGCTCCGCCATCAAACAGGTGGCCTCTGCCCGCTTCGGAGTAACGAGCTACTACCTCACCAACGCAGACGAACTGCAGATCAAGATGGCACAGGGCGCCAAGCCCGGTGAAGGCGGGCAGTTGCCCGGCCATAAGGTAGACGACTGGATCGGCAAGGTGCGGCACGCCACACCCGGTGTGGGCCTCATTTCCCCGCCGCCTCACCACGATATCTATTCCATCGAGGACCTGGCGCAGCTCATTTTCGACCTGAAAAACGCCAACCGCGCCGCCCGTATCAGTGTGAAACTGGTATCCAAAGCCGGTGTGGGCACCATCGCAGCAGGTGTGGCCAAAGCACACGCCGATGTGATCCTGGTATCCGGCCACGACGGCGGTACCGGTGCTTCGCCCATCAGCTCCATCAAACATGCCGGCCTCCCCTGGGAGCTCGGCCTGGCCGAAACGCACCAGACCCTGGTGCGCAACAAACTCCGCAGCCGCGTAACGGTGCAGACGGACGGGCAGCTCAAAACCGCCCGCGACATCGCCATCGCCACCCTGCTGGGCGCCGAGGAATGGGGCGTAGCCACTGCCGCGCTGGTGGTAGAGGGTTGTATCATGATGCGTAAATGCCACCTCAACACCTGTCCCGTTGGCGTTGCCACACAGGATCCCGAGCTGCGCAAACGCTTTGCCGGCGACCCGCAGCACGTGGTGAACTTCTTCCACTTCCTGGTGGCCGAGTTCCGCGAAATCATGGCCGAACTGGGCTTCCGCACCGTGGAAGAAATGGTGGGCCAGGTAGAAGTGCTCAAAGTACGCGACAACATCACCCACTGGAAATACAAAAACCTCGATCTCTCCCCGATCCTGTACAGGGAACCCGCTTCAGACGAAACCGGGCTGTACAAAACGGAAGAGCAGGATCACGGGTTGGCCGAAGTGCTCGACTGGCAGCTGCTGAAAGCTTCCAAAACCGCACTGGACAGCAAAACCCGCGTGTACGGACAGTACAAGGTGAAGAATACGGACCGTACCATCGGTACCATCCTTTCCAACGAAATTTCCAAGATCTATAAAGGCGAAGGCCTTCCGGAAGATACCGTGCATTTCAAATTCACCGGTTCCGCCGGCCAGAGCTTCGGCGCGTTCAACACCAAAGGTGTAACGCTCGAACTGGAAGGGGAAGCGAATGACTACTTCGGCAAAGGGCTGTCCGGCGCCAAGCTCATTCTGTATCCCTCTACGGAAGCAGGTTTCAAAGCGGAAGAAAACATCATTGCCGGCAACGTGGCCCTTTACGGCGCTACCTCCGGCGAGGCGTACATCCGCGGTAAAGCCGGCGAACGCTTCTGCGTACGTAACTCCGGCGCCACGGTGGTAACCGAAGGCACCGGCGACCACGGCTGTGAATACATGACCGGCGGCAGGGCGGTGATACTGGGTGAAACCGGCCGCAACTTCGGCGCGGGCATGAGCGGCGGTCTTGCTTTCATTTACGATGTGAAGAACACGTTCGCCAGCCGCTGCAACCTGGACATGATCGACCTGGACCCGCTGGGCGAGGAAGATGCCGCACAGCTCCACGACCTGATCACCAAACACCACGCCTACACGAACAGCACCGTGGCCAAGTTCATCCTGAGCGATTGGGAAAACCAGCTGCGCCATTTCGTGAAAGTATTCCCGAAAGAATACAAGGCCGCGCTGAAAGCAGCTGCGCAAAAAGGAGTGAAGAGCAAAGCGTAA
- a CDS encoding glycoside hydrolase family 10 protein: MAGLLLCGGMVQQGKGQLPPKRELRAVWVATIENIDYPSRKGLSSQQQQQEFIALLDRHQRNGINAIIFQVRPVSDAFYASPYEPWSEYLTGRQGQPPIPYYDPLEFMVTETHKRGMEFHAWFNPYRAIANIRTSSVAPNHITRLKPQWFVTYGDKRYFDPGIPEVRTYVTDVIRDVVKRYDIDAVHFDDYFYPYRIANREFPDGNSYRTYGKGRFIDDWRRSNVDTIIQMLGAAIKAEKPWVKFGISPFGVWRNRDKDPDGSATRGLSNYDDLYADVTKWQRLGWIDYLMPQLYWEFGHRLVPYEVLVNWWGAHSYGRHMYIGHGAYRLGSSASWRDPGELPRQVQATRALSTIQGSAFYSSKSFDGNPLGITDSMRNHLYRYPALRPTMPWLDNTAPKAPYFTDAFEKPDGLEIRWADDDTSGQTRQFVLYRFEEGQVININDPTKIIGLIPQMPDPMVIDHSYIKGRSYIYIVTALDRMQNESMISDPMRVFVKNGKVEFDFEP; this comes from the coding sequence TTGGCTGGATTATTATTGTGCGGCGGCATGGTGCAGCAAGGCAAAGGGCAGTTGCCTCCCAAAAGGGAATTGAGGGCGGTATGGGTGGCCACTATCGAGAACATCGACTATCCGTCGAGGAAAGGCCTCAGCTCACAGCAGCAACAGCAGGAGTTTATCGCCCTGCTCGACCGGCACCAGCGCAACGGCATCAACGCCATCATTTTCCAGGTACGCCCGGTGAGCGACGCGTTTTATGCTTCGCCCTACGAGCCCTGGAGCGAATATCTCACCGGCAGGCAGGGTCAGCCGCCCATCCCCTATTACGATCCGCTGGAGTTCATGGTCACGGAAACGCATAAACGCGGCATGGAGTTCCACGCCTGGTTCAATCCTTACCGCGCCATCGCCAACATCCGCACCAGCAGCGTTGCCCCCAACCACATCACCCGGCTGAAACCGCAGTGGTTCGTTACCTACGGCGACAAGCGGTACTTCGACCCCGGCATCCCCGAGGTGCGGACCTATGTGACCGATGTGATCCGCGACGTGGTGAAGCGCTACGACATCGACGCCGTGCATTTCGACGATTATTTTTACCCTTACCGGATCGCCAACCGCGAATTCCCCGACGGCAATTCTTACCGGACGTACGGCAAAGGCCGCTTCATCGACGACTGGCGGCGGTCCAACGTAGATACCATCATCCAGATGCTCGGCGCCGCCATCAAGGCGGAAAAACCCTGGGTGAAATTCGGCATCAGCCCCTTCGGCGTATGGCGCAACCGGGATAAAGATCCCGACGGCTCGGCCACCCGCGGCCTCTCCAACTACGACGACCTGTATGCGGACGTCACCAAATGGCAGCGCCTGGGCTGGATCGATTACCTCATGCCGCAGCTGTACTGGGAGTTCGGCCACCGGCTCGTTCCGTACGAGGTACTGGTGAACTGGTGGGGCGCCCACAGTTACGGCCGCCATATGTATATCGGCCACGGCGCTTACCGCCTGGGAAGCTCCGCCAGCTGGCGCGATCCCGGGGAGCTGCCGCGCCAGGTACAGGCTACCCGTGCCCTGAGCACCATCCAGGGCAGCGCTTTTTACAGTTCAAAGTCGTTCGACGGCAACCCCCTCGGCATTACCGACTCCATGCGCAACCACCTCTACCGCTACCCCGCCCTGCGGCCTACCATGCCCTGGCTCGACAATACGGCGCCCAAAGCGCCCTATTTCACGGACGCGTTCGAAAAACCCGACGGGCTGGAGATCCGCTGGGCCGACGACGACACCAGCGGTCAGACGCGGCAGTTCGTGCTGTACCGTTTCGAGGAGGGGCAGGTGATCAATATCAACGACCCCACGAAGATCATCGGGCTCATTCCGCAGATGCCCGACCCGATGGTGATCGACCATAGTTATATTAAGGGGCGTAGTTATATTTATATCGTTACCGCTCTTGACCGTATGCAGAACGAGAGCATGATCAGCGATCCCATGCGGGTTTTCGTGAAAAACGGGAAGGTGGAATTCGACTTCGAACCCTGA